One part of the [Synechococcus] sp. NIES-970 genome encodes these proteins:
- a CDS encoding ThiS family protein, whose protein sequence is MAAPIQITLKLFAIYQETYGTEMLSWQVPGGSTVKDILNRIVETHPSLAEWQSVTRFGVNLEFVPPETVLQDGDEVVLIPPVSGG, encoded by the coding sequence ATGGCCGCCCCAATCCAAATCACCCTCAAACTGTTCGCCATTTATCAAGAAACCTACGGTACGGAGATGTTATCTTGGCAAGTCCCTGGGGGGAGTACTGTCAAAGATATTTTGAACCGGATTGTTGAAACACATCCCAGTTTGGCAGAATGGCAGTCTGTGACTCGCTTTGGGGTAAATTTAGAATTTGTCCCCCCAGAAACAGTGCTCCAGGACGGCGATGAAGTGGTTTTAATTCCCCCGGTGAGTGGTGGTTAG
- the pdxH gene encoding pyridoxamine 5'-phosphate oxidase — protein sequence MMMHVANLRQNYTKAGLHEDDVSDDPMAQFATWFQQATETAEIREPNAMVVSTVNAEGKPSARVVLLKDFSEAGFTFFTNYTSQKGTELMATQYGAIVFWWEPLERQVRIEGTVEKLTPEQSDAYFASRPRKSQIGAWASPQSQAIANREFLEQRFKDLEAEYADKDIPRPDHWGGFLVRPEKIEFWQGRPSRLHDRLVFTLQGDRTWQRQRLAP from the coding sequence ATGATGATGCACGTTGCCAATCTCCGCCAAAATTACACCAAAGCGGGTCTCCATGAAGACGATGTAAGCGATGATCCCATGGCGCAATTTGCTACCTGGTTCCAGCAAGCAACGGAAACGGCGGAAATTCGCGAGCCCAATGCGATGGTCGTGAGCACGGTGAACGCTGAGGGTAAACCGAGCGCCCGGGTGGTCTTACTGAAGGATTTTAGTGAAGCCGGATTTACCTTTTTTACCAACTACACTAGCCAAAAAGGGACGGAATTGATGGCGACGCAGTACGGGGCGATCGTGTTTTGGTGGGAACCTTTGGAGCGGCAAGTTCGCATTGAGGGCACTGTTGAAAAGCTCACCCCGGAGCAATCTGATGCCTATTTTGCCAGCCGCCCCCGAAAATCTCAAATTGGGGCCTGGGCCTCGCCCCAAAGTCAGGCGATCGCCAACCGAGAATTTCTTGAACAACGCTTTAAAGACCTCGAAGCTGAGTATGCCGACAAGGACATTCCCCGGCCAGACCATTGGGGGGGCTTTCTCGTACGGCCCGAAAAAATCGAATTTTGGCAGGGACGCCCCAGCCGACTCCATGATCGTCTTGTGTTTACGTTACAGGGCGATCGCACTTGGCAACGGCAACGCTTAGCACCGTAG